In Vigna unguiculata cultivar IT97K-499-35 chromosome 3, ASM411807v1, whole genome shotgun sequence, a single genomic region encodes these proteins:
- the LOC114175411 gene encoding mannose/glucose-specific lectin-like produces MAALYNTKPVFLLLIPFLMLHRSSDTNFNFPNFSGPYANTLITFQGDAFASRGVIQLTEVLDNGTIVLHSAGRATYALPVRLWDAETGKTASFSTTFTFQILNAPNLDFGEGISFFLAPFRSDMPRDAVGGYLGLFSPHTALKNTRGNHIVAVEFDMHRDEWDPPFPHIGIDINSISSVTTVAWENKQLGVATVSVTVAYDPVAQNLSAVVSNDGPSIGHVIDLTTVLPEWVSVGFSGATGQLIELHKILSWTFSSSID; encoded by the coding sequence ATGGCTGCTTTGTACAACACAAAGCCCGTTTTTCTGCTCCTCATCCCGTTCCTAATGCTGCATCGCAGTTCAGacacaaatttcaatttcccCAATTTTTCAGGGCCATACGCTAACACCCTTATAACCTTCCAAGGCGATGCCTTTGCATCAAGGGGTGTGATACAACTAACAGAAGTCCTGGATAACGGCACAATCGTGCTCCACAGTGCTGGCAGAGCCACCTATGCTCTACCCGTGCGTCTTTGGGATGCAGAAACTGGTAAGACGGCAAGCTTCAGCACTACCTTCACTTTTCAGATACTGAATGCTCCAAATTTAGATTTTGGCGAGGGGATCTCTTTCTTCCTTGCACCGTTCCGCTCTGACATGCCCCGTGATGCAGTTGGTGGATACCTTGGACTTTTCAGTCCCCACACCGCTCTAAAAAACACCCGCGGAAACCATATAGTTGCCGTTGAATTTGACATGCACCGAGATGAATGGGACCCTCCTTTTCCCCACATAGGCATTGATATTAACTCCATTTCTTCTGTGACAACAGTGGCCTGGGAAAATAAACAGCTTGGGGTTGCAACAGTATCTGTTACCGTTGCCTATGATCCTGTGGCACAAAATTTAAGCGCGGTTGTAAGTAACGACGGACCTAGTATTGGGCACGTGATTGATTTGACGACCGTTCTGCCTGAATGGGTGAGCGTAGGGTTCTCCGGTGCCACGGGACAGCTGATTGAACTGCACAAGATTCTATCGTGGACTTTCAGCTCTAGCATCGATTAG
- the LOC114175412 gene encoding mannose-specific lectin CML-2-like: protein MAKTRTPLPLLMISFCFVLFVNNVKSDSLSFSFSKFEPGTQFDIGFLGDARAVDGAIQLTRIDSGSYGAPIIRKHSVGRAVYIPPVRLWDKSTGKVADFETVFTFVVDSAGSQIHADGLSFFIIPFDADPSIPKNSSGGYLGLFTPETAFNADKNQIVAVEFDSFGNEWDPEPVAIAPHIGVDINSLESVETIDWPINSVPEGSIGKGSIIYDSGKKELSVGVSYNTHPPIVALLSKTIDLSGVLSEWVRIGFSAATGDSVETHDILSWFFASRI, encoded by the coding sequence ATGGCTAAAACACGAACTCCACTTCCCCTTCTCATGATTTCCTTCTGTTTTGTGTTGTTTGTAAACAACGTGAAGTCAGATTCACTTTCATTCAGCTTCTCGAAATTCGAGCCAGGAACACAGTTCGACATTGGTTTCCTCGGCGATGCCCGCGCAGTAGACGGTGCAATACAATTGACTAGAATAGACAGTGGATCATACGGCGCTCCGATCATTCGTAAACACAGCGTTGGTCGTGCTGTTTACATCCCACCCGTCCGTCTCTGGGACAAAAGCACAGGGAAAGTTGCAGACTTCGAAACTGTGTTCACCTTCGTCGTTGATTCCGCTGGGTCACAAATCCACGCCGATGGCCTCTCCTTCTTCATCATACCATTCGATGCTGACCCGAGCATTCCCAAAAATTCATCTGGGGGATACCTCGGACTCTTCACTCCCGAAACTGCTTTCAACGCCGACAAGAATCAGATTGTGGCCGTTGAGTTTGACAGCTTCGGAAATGAATGGGATCCGGAGCCTGTTGCCATTGCTCCGCATATTGGTGTGGACATCAACAGTCTTGAGTCTGTGGAGACGATAGATTGGCCTATTAATTCAGTTCCTGAAGGTTCGATTGGAAAAGGTAGCATTATCTACGATTCTGGGAAGAAAGAGTTGAGCGTGGGCGTTTCGTATAATACTCATCCCCCCATTGTTGCTCTGTTATCAAAAACAATTGATCTGAGTGGTGTTCTATCGGAATGGGTGAGAATTGGGTTCTCTGCTGCCACCGGTGACAGCGTTGAGACTCATGATATTCTCTCTTGGTTTTTCGCTTCACGTATCTAG